GCCAAACATCCATGTCTTAGATTACTAAAGCAACTAATTAAGTTCAGTGGATGTATCATTACAAATTAGGACATAATTCTAATTAAAGCAAAAACATGATTACTTTATGTCATTCAATGTTAAagtacatatattaattaatcggAACCTTCCAGGCATGAGGggaacataacaaaaatattctaTTGTTTCCATCTTAAAGACATCTCCCGTGGATTTCAAAGGCAGGAGAATATCTTAATAAGATCTCATGCTTTGATTGCTTATGATAAGTTAATTTACTTGTTCTCTCTCTTGGTGATTAATGTTTGTTTTGAGGTgtagttatggttgttttttaaagtattttttatttagaaatatatcaaaaataatatttttattattttttttaaatcatttttgatattaacgcatcaaaatcatctaaaaacaccaaaaaaatattaatttgaaataaaaaaatttttaaaaaaaattcattttttcaagaacacttttaaaatataaaaacaacaaatactAAGTAATCATAGCATTAAGATTGTACTTAGACTTGATGTGATTTTTATAATCAACTTGGATGTGAATATTATCTCTGGGATGGAGACATCCAAACAAGTAGTCACAGTATTTTTCATTACCAATCCTAACGGGTTTGCCTCagggttaaaaatatattttttatttttattttttaggttaaaaaagtatattttttatttttattttttgggtttaaatttaaaggttatcaaaaaataattattaaattcatataaattcaCTAAGCcaatatgaaaattaaactcttaaaattgtaagaaaataagACTTGGTATATACTTAGATGATccataacattattttaaaaaaatattattattttataaataatttttccttttaaatcttACAAACATGCATATTTGAAATACTTAACTACAAAAAATGACATAAGAAAATACTTATTTTCTACAAATATTACCTATTTATGTGTTGTGAACATGCCCAATAGTACTTCTCATAATTTTTGTCAATATTTAAGATGCAAGAAAGTGTTTCATAAATAATCTCAAAACATAGAGAAGAACCCatgattcttttaaaaataagtggTCACAAAGATCTAAATAAAAGCAATCACAAAGATTGAAGAATGATCATTAACCCTTTTAAGGCAAACAATCAAGTAGACTAGAATAATTCCTAATCTTTTTGGAGACATTGCAGATAAGACACACGTAGCAAGGTTTAATGGAGATATAGAGATCTTATCGTGGAGATTTTCTATAAAGACATGCTTGGAGAGATGGAGATATGTTTGGAGACTTGAAAAGAGGTTTTTTATGGAGATATATTTGGAGACATTGAGATTTTATAGGAGATTTTTATAGGAGACATTAGAGATATGgagaaaaataactattttttattgaaaagttcAAATAATGGAGATACAATTCTTCGAGATAATATGAAGATTATCTTATATCAAGTAACTCATCAAATGTGcatacttctttcttttcttgctctggttttgtttttttatgaactgCTAGGGGTAACCTTTGGCAATCTATCGTTTTATCTTCCTTTTTAGGGTGTGGCATTCTTTAGTGTTATACTTATGATCatagtgaaaaaaatagaacttatcatggttttttatgtttgtgtcatttttttatGGTCAAAAGAGGAGTTATGAGCTCGAAGAATGTTAGTCAATTATGAATATACCTCTTAGTGCtccttttaaatgtttttgagaGACCGATGGTGTTAAAGAAACTTTACTTATGAGTGGAAATGAGGATTTCCTTGTCTAGCCATATTGGCTTCTTCCaccctaaaataattttaaaacaattgtttagaattaaaaaaaaaattattagagagAGTATACAGCGAGTCTTATAATGAATAGTTATAAACTCCATTAATCAATATTTCTATGGCAATGGGCTAATAAGTCTTTCCACGTTGAGCActtattaaacttttaaaaatagacATAAATGCTCTCATCTTCCTGTAGCATGATTATGAAGAGCTCTATAGTGCTCTTTTtggttttaatgtttttgttgaaaCAAGAGATGAGTTTGAAGCTATGATCATAAAAATTGAGAATATAGTTAGGTTTCAGGTTATGGTATGATACATGAAAATGCCAAATACATTATTGATtgtatttggtattgtaatTAGTGGAGAGGTTAGTGAATGTTAGTGATACATTAACAAGAAATAACCATTTATGAGCAAATGAAGTGTTTGTTTTGCATATAACGTGGTGCAAGTTTGCATTGTCAACTTTGGCCAGAAACATTATGTCAACCCTGTATAAAAGCATGCATTTATAGAGAATTGGTcagtaaaatataataaagtttGTGTGGTGGACAGTGCGTGGTTTCTGACtctttgaaactaaaaaaaaatacattatatgtGTATTGGCTGGCCTGTATGGTGAGAGAAAAGTGAgatgagggggggggggggggaatctTGTTTGGGGCCTAATCAAAACAGCTAGAAAaggccttgtttttttttttatttctctctagCATGCCCCGCCATCTTTAGACAGCACATCCAGCCCACTTAAGCAATGTATTGTGATCTTGCAAGTCtttgagatatttttaatgatattataatGTTAAAAGGATTCCGGTGTTTTCTTGATaactgttattttatttattctcttttttttttcctccaattCTCtgtcctctctcttctctcctctctgaTGCCATGCATGTAAGCATGCATGCATTGAATGTGCACAAGAGAAACTTGTTTGTGCAAGGATGAATTAAGCAGCAAATGCATAAGGTTTTTTTGTGCACGGGGAAGAAAAGTGCATGGAGGGGAGAAAGACCTGCTCCTGGCCATTTGGGCCTCCCaacatttagaatttttttaaaaaaaatgctatttattttttatcttcaataaTAAAGGCTGTACTTCAAGCAATGTACATGTGGTATGTCCCCTGCTCTTAGCTACCTGTTTTTCATCACTGTCTTTGTCTTGATTGAATATTTCCCAACTTCGAACAGTCAGTCTACTTGGAAGCTCCTAAGGGAAAAGTTTTGCTCTGATTATGTCATTTGAACGTCTTCATTTTAggttaaatgaaaaaatggGAAGGTGGGAAATGTTAAGGTATATAATATTCATTGTATGcctaataatttttctataaaataagattagtcctaatgattatgattattttttaattataatcgtATAACTTAAATTTTCGTTGTAATTTCCACTAAACTTAAAACACATTTCTTTTTTAGACACTGGTCAATTTCGCATCTGGGGATTGTGGTTGGCATTCCTCTCCTATATGTTATGGCTTCCGTAACCTTGTTGCCTTGTGGGGATATGGCGTGGAGAAGATTATCAGAAAATCGAAGCAGAAAGTGATGTATTAAGGAGGTGATTTCTGTGAATTCACATCCTTCTTTACCAGCACAACGATGCGACTCTCTGTGGAAGCATGCAAACAGGAGCATCAAGGGCTACTATATACTTCATTGAAAGAGATCATTTTGCGACATGGAGGAGTGCTTGTTCTCCAACTGTCCAACAtgtgtttttttgctttctttctttttggtatTTGAGCATGGATGTGCCTGCTACTCCTTGTGAAAGTTTTGAGGGGTTGGGAGCTGGTATGATCCTATTTGCATGGTATATTTGATACTATTCCAGAATCAGCTGCGATTTAAAGCTCAGGAATTGGTGCTCGTGTAACTTTCCATGTTTGAGCAACCTTCACGAGGTATTCAAGAGGGTTATTGCGGGGGAACATGGCATCCTAGGGAAGTCAATGGCTGTGTTTCATGGGACCTAGACTGGCATCTTCGACGAAGCTGCAACCCTTAGGAAAAACAACCAAAATTCGTTTTGTTGGCTCCAGTGCACGTCAAGAGTTTGACACGATACCGAGGGAGAAAATTGGTGTTCAGAAATTCTATCTACCGTGCGAGAAGACTGTTTCAGAGTTCAAACATCACGAGCAGGAAGATTCCTGCCACTGCTCATTGTAGTTCAATTCTTGAGACTCACGCCTATGGATACATGGAATTACATTGACCACTTACAACACGTTTAAGCATTTCTGTAAATAGAATTGAAAGCCAAGAAcattatacaaaaattaatagcATTATATAACATCATTAATTTGAATCTTAGATttgctgaatatttttttatacaagcaaaatgtaaagaaaataagCAAAGGGGAAAgacaaggaggaggaggaggaggagaggggtTACAGAAGGCACAGGCAAGGAATTGCACACTGGCAAAACTTTTAAACACTGATTCcgttttcatgaaagaaaaaaatgatgacaatTGTGATCCGAGATATACAAATAGGATATTAGAAGAaatataatctgaaaatatgTGATCAGTTAGCGGGTACTTCTGTTGAGTTCTGAACTTTATGTTCACTTGAGAAATGTTGGAGTTATGCCTTAAGTTGCtgcctttgttttattttagtattgtctgtctttgttattttaattctgCTGAAATAAAAGACTAGAGCTGGTCTTCAGGACGTGAACTAGTCTTTAGGAGTCAGTTATGTTGTTAGCTGAACATGGTACATTTATGTTAGTGGTCATGTTAGTGGTTAGCTGAACGTGGCACATTGTAATGCTACAAATCAGCAATTTCAGTTTGTTTCAAGTCTATTTAAACGTGTAAAGATTGCTGAAACATGTAAGCAATCAACGATATTTTTCAGTtcaataaaacagaaaaaaaaacttccactgTTCAAAGCAAAATTTGCATTCTGTTTTTCACTTCttcttttcaatcttttcaaactctttcaattggtatcagagcgaTTTTCTTGAAGGGCCTGTGATGGATTCTGAATCAAGTTTCACCCATATTTCTCCTCCAATCTTCAATTGAGAGAATTTTCAACTATGGGCAGTAAGAATGGAAACTCACCTAGAAGCCTTAGATTTGTGGGAAGTTGTTGAAGAGGATTATGAGGTGCCACCACTGCCTAATAATCCAACTATGACTCAGATCAAAAGTCATAAGGAGAGAAAGACCAAGAAATCGAAGGCGAAGGCATGTTTGTTTGCTGCTGTTTCCACAACCATTTTCACCAGGATCATGTCACTTCAATCATCAAAGGATGTTTGGGATTACTTGAAGAAGGAATATGCAGGAGATGAAAGAATTCGTGGAATGCAAAGCTTAAACTTGATACGTGAATTTGAGCTGCAAAGGATGAAGGATTCTGAGACTATAAAGGAGTACTCAGACAAATTGATGGGGATTGCTAACAGAGTCAGGCTGCTGGGAACATCATTTGCAGATTCTAGAATTGTTGAAAAACTTCTGGTCACAGTACCAGAAAAGTATGAAGCTTCAATTACAACATTGGAGAATACTAAAGACCTGTCAAAAATTACATTGACAGAGTTGCTAAATGCCTTACAAGCTCAAGAGCAGAGAAGGCTTATGAGGCAGGATCATGCAATTGAAGGTGCTTTGCAAGCAAAATTTGCAGACTATGACAAGAAGAAGTTCTTCAGGAAGAGCGCAGCTTCAGGCAGCATTAAACCAAATAAAGGTtacaacaaaggaaaatttattaaaaggaaTTTTCCACCTTGTCAACACTGCAACAAGAGTGGTCACCCACCATTCAAATGCTGGAAGAGGCCTGATGCAAGGTGCAGCAAAAGCAATCAGCTAGGACATGAGGCAATAATCTGcagattcaaaaatcaaaaacaagaagaagatgctCAAGTCGCGAACCAAGATGATGAGGATAAGATGTTTGTGGCTGCATGCTTCTCGGTTCAAACCACCTCAGACCATTGGCTAATTGATAGTGGTTGCACCAACCACATGACTTTTGATAAAAGTCTTTTCCGAAATTTGCAGCCTACAGAAGCTGCaaaagtcagaattggaaatgGTGAATGCATTGAAGCCAAGGGAAAGGGAACAATTGCCATCACAACAAATTCAGGTACAAAAACAATTGCAGATGTTCTTTATGTGCCTAATATAGATCAGAATTTGTTGAGTGTGGGGCAATTAATTGAGAAAGGAATGAAGgtgatttttgaaaatcaacatTGCTGTATTTTTTATGCTGCTGGGTGTAAAATTCTACAAGTTAGAATCAAGAGCAAAAGTTTCTCATTTCTGCCATTTGAGGAGGAGCATAATGCTTTCCcaacaaaactcaattataCTAAGTTATGGCACAAAAGGTTGGGGCACTGCCATCAATAAAGGATGCTTACCATGAAGAATTCTGAGGCTGTCAGAGGTATACCTTCATTTACTGAAATTACATTGAACTGTCATGCTTGTCAGTTTGGTAAGCAGAATAGAAAATCATTTTCGAGATCAACTTAGAGATCATCCCAAAAGCTGCAGCTGATTCATACCGATGTGGTTGGTCCTCTAAGCACACCATCATTAAATGACAATAAATATTACTTGCTGTTTATTGACGATTTCTCTCGAATGTGCtggatttatttcatgaaattcaaatcaaaGGTGGCTGGAATTTTCTGGAGATTCAAGAAGAATGTGGAGAATCAAAGCAACTGCAGAATTCAAGCAATTCGTTCAAACAATGGCAGAGAATACACATCAACAGAATTCAATCTTTATTATGAAGAAGCTGGCATTGAGCATCAACTCACAGCCCCTTACACTCTAGAGCAGAATGGGGTTAGTGAGAGAAGAAATCGATACATAATGGAGATGGCTAGATGCATGTTACATGAGAAGAACTTGCCTAAAGTTTTTTGGGCAGAAATTGCTAACACAGCAGTATTCCTGCAAAATCGTCTCCCAACAAAgcttttgacaaaaaaaactccttttgaAGTGTGGTAGAATTACAAACCCTCACTTAGTTTTCTTAAGGTTTTTGGCAGCACATGTTTTGTTCACATTCCACAGATTAAGAG
This DNA window, taken from Populus alba chromosome 17, ASM523922v2, whole genome shotgun sequence, encodes the following:
- the LOC140954768 gene encoding uncharacterized protein yields the protein METHLEALDLWEVVEEDYEVPPLPNNPTMTQIKSHKERKTKKSKAKACLFAAVSTTIFTRIMSLQSSKDVWDYLKKEYAGDERIRGMQSLNLIREFELQRMKDSETIKEYSDKLMGIANRVRLLGTSFADSRIVEKLLVTVPEKYEASITTLENTKDLSKITLTELLNALQAQEQRRLMRQDHAIEGALQAKFADYDKKKFFRKSAASGSIKPNKGYNKGKFIKRNFPPCQHCNKSGHPPFKCWKRPDARCSKSNQLGHEAIICRFKNQKQEEDAQVANQDDEDKMFVAACFSVQTTSDHWLIDSGCTNHMTFDKSLFRNLQPTEAAKVRIGNGECIEAKGKGTIAITTNSGTKTIADVLYVPNIDQNLLSVGQLIEKGMKVAGIFWRFKKNVENQSNCRIQAIRSNNGREYTSTEFNLYYEEAGIEHQLTAPYTLEQNGVSERRNRYIMEMARCMLHEKNLPKVFWAEIANTAIKRDKLDKKTMQGIFVGYSIISKAYKVYLPQTPEDYNYTGCAVP